The genomic stretch ttaaatattttctatgttgaaatttttttttcgcATTTAAATcaattctttttttctttattttcaaagGCACTAAAGGCtcgctacacacatatttgggtTGGTacattcggttcggcagtatttatcgaataacaagaccgactcgaagcaattactgcactcgTTCGGATTTTGCCGACCGGATAATTCTTATGGGTtccattatctatactaatctatactaatattataaagctgaagagtttgtttgtttgtttgtttgtttgtttgtttgtttgtttgtttgaacgcgctaatctcaggaactactggtccgatttgaaaaattctttcagtgttagatagcccatttatcgaggaaggctataggctatataacatcacgctacggtaattaggagcggagtagcaaagaaaaaaggttacaaaaacggggaaagttttgacccattctcttaggttacgcaagcgaagctgcgcgggtcagctattacaAATATACAGGCACGGCGATGTTGAGCGGCATTTTACCGGAACATTCATTCACACATATCGGTGTTACCGCTCGGCTAGGCCGGTTAATGCCgaacagtcaacctgggtaactttgaatcatttgggaaacattgacagtgggaataatagtttcgataattttttcatatgaaaccaacacaattaataaaattttgcaaagttaaaataaatccGAGTATGTGtatgctacacacatatttgggcCTGACTTCCACAACTTGTAAAAGATGAAATCTTTAAATTTCAAGCCAAGAGATGGTGCAACAATCCCCGGGAACTTCACTATTTCCCGTTCTCGATGTTGatgaaattactattatttgtaGCGATATACCTAACGCAGTggctagaaataattattattagtgacAACTGTGACACatatttaacgtgccttccgaaatacaGAGGAACTCAGTATGTATAATACGATCACCCATTCGCGGACCTATCTCGGTAAGCGTAGCTCTTATTATCATTGTTTTAATGTgccaaataattacaaattaaatttctaACCGCACTCATAagaaaaatttattttgaaaatatactttttattattattctatggattttcactatttttgttaagtattgaaacattttgtgaattgtgacgtcacagtctaGTGTCTTAAAATCGTTTGATTGTCGGTTGTATTATGTACaatatattagaaattataacattatattattattatatttaaatcaaagcTTCCGCAAggtaataaatagttaaaatgtttgtatcgtttttattttattatttcgtacTGTCTAAAACAACATTTGATTTTATCATTAACTGTATATGCCGTAGACGTACAAAGTTTTATGCCTACTGGTAGTTGCCCAGTGGATAAAAAGATGGCAGCGATCCAGACTCCACGGAAGATTGAACGGGGTAGCTAAGCGTGTATGTGAACTACGTAGCAATTATAACCAAaacttataatacttatatagttTTAGGCCAGGATATTTCCAAATAGCCAGTGAATGTTATGCATTGGCTATGTCTTTGATGTTAATGTTTCTACAGCCGGCATACTTTCTAATGGTTCACATGCTAGTTCAACCGTCCGCATCCAGACATTCTCAGAGTGGTCAACCGGTACCGACCAGACAATACGCAGGCACACACTGTTATATCTTGCTACTCgctttttaacaaaataataatattattattagtgtgGCTTTTTCTTGGACTCGTAGTTTATCCGGAAATTGcgttaaacttttttttaaccttaAAAGCTCCCCCCATCCCCTTCTCGACCTCAAGTCGCccgtaaattatttttcctatattttttgCCATATTTTCTTCCTATTCCAAAAGGTTTCATcctgttactattttttttgttctcaaaACTTATCGGCCCGGTCCACGACTCAGCTAGAGCATTGAGTATGTATACGGCTCTTTTCAAAACGCAAACAGCAATATCACACTTTTAGTCACTGATTTTGGCGATACTCATTAATATCTTTTGCTTAACACACATTTTGTTCGCGCCGGCACTGAGTGATTTTCCCATGTGTCAGGCATActcgtttatttaataaaacgctTCAATGATGTATCTGATAAAAGCTGATATCGCGCCCATAGCCACACTCCACATGTGTAGCTTCGCCCCTCGAGCTACAGTCGAAGAGAGAAGCCTATTCTTTGTGGCTTGTTGTTGATAACTGCGAGTTTTTACTAATTGTTCTATCCACGATCGTCTCAAAAACTGCGCGTGTCCGGCAAATGCACAAACCGCAATTTGTTGTAACATAAAGTCAACCTCTTTGTAGTTAGTATAGGCGATAAATTCCGCTTCGTAGTAAATCTTTGCGCAAAAAGTTTCTACTGTTTCCTTATCTTTTTTCTCGGATCGCACTGTACAACCACGGAAGAAGtgtaacatttcaaaataaagaacTTTATGATTCAGAAAGTAGCCTACATCAGTCTTGTTATCCACAAAATATTTGCAAGTAAAGCGCTTCTTACACTGTTTAAACTTCTTGTCCGAATTCTTAGGGATACGCCATAAAGCATCAAAACAAGGTTGCGAATCTTGCTTTTGTGAGCACCTTGTTAAATGCAGAAACGATGGGTTACTAAGATTATAATATGCACGTAAGTCCGCCTCTGAATAGATAATCATTTTCTGCAACAAATCTGTTGTGAATTCTGGTAGACGAGGCAAATATGCGTCAAAGTTTTCTAATATGGTTGCGCCAAAATGGCTATATGATCTATTTAAAAAGTCTTTAGAGGTCGATAAAGCTTTTTCTAAAATTCTGTCAATTCTGCTTTTTACATTTGCAGGTATTATTTTTCCTCTTTTTGTTTgtaaagctttttttaaatgaattctCATAATAACTGTGCCTAACATATAATTTGTATCAGGCTGAAGTGTATGGTTCTTTAAGTTATCTATTATGTTCTCAATTTGCTCGATATGTATTTCTAAATCCTGTTTTCTTGGTAGATCTTGGTTCACAGTTGTTATTTCGCGTTCCGTGCGTTCATCTTCCTGGGATGCAAGTGATGCGACTGTTTGCATTACGCCGGTAACGATCATGATACACGTAGCTATCAAACACGTACACGACTgcataaatgattttgatttcataataACTTTTTTAGATTTTCTGTCAATGTTGTTACCACGTCTGACTATAATCGAATACTGGAAGCATTCTATCGATACTATCATATAAATTCAGAGGCTCATCATATCGTTAGCTACAGGCATCCGACACGGTCACACAAATAGATTGCAGCTCATTATGTAACACCAGTCTGGGATATTACAGTCGTACGTCACACTAGTTGATACGGTTTATGCAGATCGTAATGACGATAGATTTCACATTAATTCTCAAAAGAACATTAGATCAACCAAATCGTTTGTTTAGTTTTCAAAAGTTGGTAATGAGAACGAGAAGTCTCCAGAtaaactaaccctcttattcataaaaatatatgaagttatgaaaggcttttatagagttttgtttctttcactccttagcgaaatgaaaaagagaaaacatattatagcggctgtttaactaaaataggctTATAGTGTGTTTAGGAATAAGCGGGTAAGTCTATAAGTCCTCTACAGTAAGAGGTAGTCTGTCGTCCTGGCTATGGTGAGATTGCATACATCGACGTGAATAgaatattcaatataaaaaaaaaatccaccaCAACAGCATGCTATTGAAAAGCTTCTTATGATTTCTAAACCAATATGTAGATATTATGGTCccaatatacttttaaaaagtacCATTTGATGTTTTGCTGACTAGTAGGTGTCTAAATGTGTTGGGCAATATTGGTAGTAGCTCCTTGCATAACTCAATGGATGGGATCTCAATGGgttgtagaaaaacaaaaataatacgattCAAATAGGGTGGCCAGGAGTATCTTGCCAGATCTTCTTATTGGCTCTACCTTCTGAACGTTAAACTGTGCGTCCCGTTTGACATttctcaaagatctttgacagtcgttaacagtagtcagaagcttgaaagtctgtaACCCAGGTGACTGCgctgtggaggtccgataggcagtcgctccatgttaaTTACTGGTATCCAgttgcatctggtgagactggaagccgactccgacatagttggaagaaatgctaGTTGATGATGATTAATTTTGGATTAGGGGAATAACCAACCAATATTACAAAGGCTTAGCTTTCTCAAATACGATAGGTATTATAtgacttgaaatattttattacttctttaTTGGCGAGTTGACAAAATTTACGTATTTAAGTAGCATCACTCATTGATAAGTGTGATCGTAATCAGAGATATGGGGTTctgtagatattttattaaattatattagattttataaacTCTTCTGTCAGTTCTACGCAAAGCAGTAGTGATTTAGCATTAACTTGTAAACAGATGTCGTTTAACTTCGCTCGTACGTTTTCTAGATGGGAAGCAAAGCTGACTGTCCTTATTGTACCAGTGCAATGTTTGGTTTATGTTATTACGTATAATAAGCACATGCCATGCATGAGcacgaaattttgtatgagaatctcatcagcgcccctaacggccgtcgtaggaactattttggctgttatttaaaaatctaatatcCGAAACTAACGGATAATCCGAAATAATTTCATATCCGTATCCGGTATAGTAACTATTCCTATATCCGTATCCACTCCGTATCCGAAATTTCATATCCATAACAACACTGCTAAAGATGTAAGTAATTACTTCATCGAGGagattattctttattataaaatgttgtgacTTGTTAAGACATAGTTCCCATCGTCAACCGACCCAAATTTTCAGAGTCATTGAGAAGTCTtctctaataaaatttaagagCCTCTAAAACGACAAAATCACAAATACCGAAAACTGAGTCAGTATATCGCGATATCAGTTGATTATAGTTATCGCTGATAATTATGGATAGATAATACTTGTATTAATCTTTAGTACAGTACGGACCGTCCAAAATGGCTGTGACCAGACGTGGATATATTTTCGGAGCATTTCTGTTGAGTGTTTTGTGTGTATTGTTGATTGTTGTTGCTATTTCCAGTGACAGTTGGGTGAGTAACTTTGTGTAAAAGAAGCTCATAGCCaccgctcatcggtcggtaaactgtgggttaagcaaatctttgcgcggtcattccttacatggatgaccgcatagtggtatttgaactgcgcgtctccgtgctttggcgGACAcgtaaagtcggtcccggtgaTTTTCAATTAAgctaacagtcgttaagccacgtcaaagggcTTCGggctgcttgaacaactttgacactaggttaaccacgaTAAGAAGAAGCTATATGCTATATCACCGGGtgcgttactaaactccggtctactattgagaatttaatattataaattataaagaaccAATAGTCTTCTGCCCGATTTGGGAATTGAAGTTTCCACAGAAATTTTCACTCGTACTTTCTTCCACAGGCAGTCATTCGTCAAGTAGGTGATTCCAAAACGATTACACAATCAAAACATTATCTTTATTGGCAGATGCATGTCCAATTGATTGAAACGAACTATTGAGTCATTCTGTATCAAATTTGCGAAACGAATCGCATTCGTCATAGAAATTAATATgctttatgaattttaatttcatctCGTGGATGATACTTGCACTAAAATTTGTCTTGTAACCAAACATTGTACAGTCttgagcaaaaatatgtgtacattgtcacattttcaatcgtactttttGTATGGAAGTATTTGAGCGGGTCAAAATGTCGGTACCAGTTGtctgctaagataacagtcgttcgGGCAGCTCGCacaacactaggttgaccactaaccatatgaaaaaataataaaacggaTTGAATATAGGCCGCGTGGTTGTGGTAAACCTGAAATAGCCCATACGCTTGTCCGTTGCTGGTCGAGGCAATGTCAACTAGCAGTCCGCGACCCTACGCGGTACCTAACGGTAGCAGATCCAATTTATCGAAGCTTGACGTGCGACGTTTACTTTCTTTTCTATGTAATCGTGTGCTTAtgtaacactagctgacccgcggaacTTTGCTTGCGACACACAAGAGAGAATAGGGcgaatttttcccgtttttgtaacatttttaaatggcactctgctcttattggttgtagcgtaatgatatatagcctatagtcttcctcgataaatgggctatctaacactgaaaaaatttttcaaatcggaccagtagtttctgagattagcgcgttcaaacaaacaaacaaactctttagctttacaATAGTATACATTGATGAATGGTATTCTTGTCAGGTGGTGTCAAGTGCCACGGCTGAGACCTTGGTTTGGGACAGTAGCCTCAGATATGGCTTGTTCAGAGGAGAACTGGTCATCTACGAGCTCGCCACTCCTGATATTAGCACACTGTacagtaagtatttatattataatataaataaataaataaataaatatcgttggtATAAATTGGTACcgcccacgcaagtggtcaaaTCTAtgttacgtgtgggaatcgaacccacgacttatTTCTTGACAAACTGACTTCAGAtggataaaaaaacaaaccaaaaaaaggCACAAAAACATGAAACGCGAACCGCATGAAAGTTGAAATCACATAAAACttgatttagtattttttatttttactagaagAGGCAAACAGACCCGATGCGATAGATTTGCTATTTATGCAACTACAAAACTGGATAATATAttcagatatttatttagatgtGTGGAGTTTTGTGCTTCGGGGTGGTGGCGTTAAATAACGTACTTCATTATAcatgatatatatattttctggtaccagactattacaataaactactacatattaataactaaatatatgtcCTAACTAAATGAGTGCGCGGAGACGACTGCCGCGTCGGACTATAGCAGGCGTGCGCCTGACTACACAATGTAGCGTCAGCAGTGCCGCTACAATACTCCCCCCtttaccaaaattttatttataaaatgttgacaTTGATAATACATATGGTATAAgaacataaacattaaacacATCAAGAAATAACGAACAGCAAAACCATAGGGTACTTATCTCGCTAACTCTGCGTTCTGACTAACAATGACAATATTGACACGAGATACCATGAACGCTATGTGAGCTCTAGTAAAATTCCAAGTAATGATAAACAATGACCacgatattataatactttatacaaagaacaaattattaacacatcagctaaatctattttaaaaaaacacatattgtatattatacacGAACACAAGGCAAAAATTTTTACGATCATTTTCTGCAACCATTTTCCGCGATCCTTTTCTGCGATCCTTTTCCGCGATCTTTTTCGGCGATCTTATTCCGCGTTTTTCACATGACTGGGCCGTACTGAGGTAAGACAGGGTGCACCATCCAACACTGAGCGGTATCCATCCTCGCTTCCAAGTGTGATGAGTGGCTTCGACGCGTGCACTGTTCCATAGAGTGCCATCGCCGGTCCCTCGTCGTCTACCGTCCTCGGAGCATGCTGCGTAGTGTCGTACGCCTCTCCAGGATATCCTAGTATATGCTGCCCGTGTCGCCGTGTTGCTCTTCGTCATTGCTCTCGACGATTCCATATTCCGGCAAGCTGGCTGCCACGTGTCACATGTTGCGATTTTCGTTGTCGCTAACCATGCGCGTGTTCTTTCGTTGCCACATTGTACTGCTTCGGAAGGTCGTGTCTTCAGTAATTGTCGAGCTTGTCCGCGTGTCCATGATGCTATTTGCTATCTGCTGGCTGTTGCCACGCTGCACATGCGCTATTTCTTGTTCGCTGGCCATGTGCACGTGCGTCGATGCCACGTTGCTGAAGGTTGCGTTTTCGTTGTCGGGGGTCACCAATGTGGAGATTTGGTTGTCAATTCACGTCGGAGTGGTGGCGATAAATAACGTACTTCATTATAcatgatatatatattttctggtaccagactattacaataaactactacatattaataactaaatatatgtcCTAACTAAATGAGTGCGCGGAGACGACTGCCGCGTCGGACTATAGCAGGCGTGCGCCTGACTACACAATGTAGCGTCAGCAGTGCCGCTACAATTCGTAATATTCGTATTACGTGAGGTCTAGATCGTACAATCCGTTTTATGAAGGTCCTTTCTACATGCAAATAAACGCTTGGACCgacataaaaacttttttacgcagcaactttaatttaaaacaaaatggccgGCGTGTCCGTGCTACAGTTTCAGTTTATAGCTCTGAAAGATTGATAGCTTATAAACAAGAATTTATTGCGTAATCAGTACCTAAACATTTTAGATgtccaattatttttaaataaatatttatgatttaaacGCAATTAGTTAACAAATACTTATGAGCGTTCGTAtttccaagtggcgttctctggccTCTACCTACCCCAATGGGAGGAAGGCGTGActgcttgtatttattttattttatttggtaaaataGAAGAAATTTCTTCTGGTATAGGTATAGCCTTTAAGAAGCAAAGATATTCATAAATCAtgaaatttaatcaaaattttcatacaattcaTCTAACAATAGGTTTTTGAACGTTATCATGAAACTAATAACTTCGAGACGACATTTTAAGTTTATGGGTTATTATTTCAAGTTATTACTCTTTTTGTAATACCGTTCATTAATAAtctgtaacaatataataatgcttTTTCCTCCCTCTAAcccttattttgaaaatgaacaAAATACTGTCACTCATCCCCTATTTTAACCCTATAcgtatttattaaaagtatttttttatactccTAGTTCCAAAAATACGAACttctatacaaactttcatcccatTTTTTACCCACTGAGAGTGTTTAAAAAACCTCTTTTTGTGGTCGCCTGTGTTTTAAAAGACACCCTTTGTGaaaatttcatgtttctaacTTCTATAGCTTAGGCTCTGCGGCGAGTATTAGTGCTAAAAATGCTATATTAGTAAGTTTTTCTATAGGTATAAAACCATCACTGTAGTGTGATTGAAACTAAGACACTTTTCTTCATGATTTCAGTGACATGCGTATCGGAACTGAACGCGTGTGCTCTCAGTTGCAAAACTGAAGCAGAGGCGAGAATAGTCGAAGTAAGAAACTAGTTTACCTACTTTGATTTTATATCTGTAAAATAAgactctgtggcgcggtcggtagtgtatccgactgctgatcacgaggtttaGAAAACCATTTCCAGGTCAGACTAGAGacttgggaggagactcttgcccggCAGTGAGACAGTATGCGTGAAAAAAAATACCCGGAGGTGTAGGCATACGTGTATGAATACATAATATGAACCCGAGGGCCAATTATATTGCCCAGCACTACTATATATTATTGAggaatattctaatacaaattagaaaagcGCAATGGTTAGCCCGACCAAGGAATTGAATCCGATACCTCTTAATGAGGCTTTGGATAAACTACCGACCACGTTACGGATAGACTTAtatactttctttttaaaaagacaacttccgcactaagattggcttttgtgtcgcggggacttttacaaacgtaaaaacaacggacacaaaataattgttccgtgtgggaatcgaacccacgacctcccgacgcaatgcggcatggtgacctaaaccactgcgccacggaggcaatacTCGATCAAAAGTTAAAAGGGAAAAGtagtataaaaagaaaattatatttttcaggtGAGAGCTTTAGCTGAACGTTTCACACCCTCGGCTGCCTGCCTTTCAGAAACAGACGTTGATACTAATAACTTGTGTAAGTGATTCAcattattttttgaagaaaaccTATTCGTTTTACTCGGTTTTCTCCATCTTGTCCTTATCTCATGTTAAGTGGGATTGGGACAACAgctttttttaaagaacatgCGGCCACCTATTTACCTCGGCTTCATCGTACTCGCACATCTCTGGTTACCGTTATTTATCCTGTGGTTAATAGTACCAAGTGACCAAATTGTTCGAATCGTCAAAAactctttgacatggcttagcgactgttatttAAATTGACAACAAACGGACCGGCTtcttccaaagcacggagatgtTCAGCCCAAATAACATTAAGGTggcatccatctatggaatgtttAAGTTGCATATTTttgaagacaactcccgcactaaagattgctcttgtgtcgcggggtttttacaaacaacggacacaaagtacaaccagacccgaagcaactatttgtggattgcacaaatatttggttGAAATAATCgtacctcctgacgcaatgggaactactgcgccacggaggtcgtACCTTTCTGGTAGAATGGAGCCTGAAAGTGGACATCTGTTTCAGTGGAGACGGCACCAGTTATATCCTACGCTTTCTACGTGAGTGTTCTAGTGATTCTGTTCCTCCAACTGGTCTTTGCTGTCACATCGGCAGCTCTGGCCATCGTAAACGCTACCAAGAATCCTACTGAACCTATCTTCGGTCTACCTGGTAAGaagacttattttattattatttttccttttaaaagataactaccgcactaacaattgctcGTTTGTCGcgttacttttacaaacatacaaacaacggagacaaagtacaaccagacccgaggcaactatttgtggatcgcacaaataattgttccgtgtgggaatcgagcccacgacctaaAGACGCGCCACGGAGATAGTCAATATTCTGATTTGCTATttcaacatcatcatcatcagctttCCTCTATTTACCGAGCACAACGATCTTCGTTGATATTGTCGAAaacgggcacgttaccaaactttcTGTTACAATCGCCTAACGTGTTAAATTCTGAAATGTGCCTATAACTTCTGTCTATATCTTCGAATATAACAGGACTGGGGGGTGGAGGGTGGCCTATCACGCATCTCAGTAGACAGctatttaaaagccactatgctgtacattgtttgtCCCTTAACACGTTATTTCAAAGAAGCCATGTACAAGAAAACTAGTTGTCATCTTGATAAGTATACTGATATAAGAAACCTAATTATACTCATCTCCTCATTCCAGGGTGCCTCTGGTCGAATGGC from Anticarsia gemmatalis isolate Benzon Research Colony breed Stoneville strain chromosome 24, ilAntGemm2 primary, whole genome shotgun sequence encodes the following:
- the LOC142983517 gene encoding uncharacterized protein LOC142983517; the protein is MAVTRRGYIFGAFLLSVLCVLLIVVAISSDSWVVSSATAETLVWDSSLRYGLFRGELVIYELATPDISTLYMTCVSELNACALSCKTEAEARIVEVRALAERFTPSAACLSETDVDTNNLLETAPVISYAFYVSVLVILFLQLVFAVTSAALAIVNATKNPTEPIFGLPGCLWSNGIAAILGLTVLLLFGIYWSTSGLKDHLAVSYIALGFFVPGPALGYSYWVLITSIFCSIANVGLIQARAYLLERDPPPPTIKLENHSDGTIFLY